One window of the Saccopteryx bilineata isolate mSacBil1 chromosome 2, mSacBil1_pri_phased_curated, whole genome shotgun sequence genome contains the following:
- the CCDC42 gene encoding coiled-coil domain-containing protein 42 isoform X2: protein MSLGIMEEEDLAEYFRLQYGERLLHLLQKFPHIEEQSESPSIQLLEKKKEAKIMHHAMLQKKETFQRRMEALNLRWEELGIKEAQLKSHIQKFEQFIQENDQKRIRALKKANKERELRRQRVREVARAKQEIAALRLRHQQLSAKVQDYSVFNKFLERVVETSEESRWAHIQNTAAKKTLLLGTVKMATLNLFQIVSKQLKETTYVSLEDTHKQLDMIQQYIQDLSDIWAEVKKKDQPQIRV, encoded by the exons ATGAGTCTGGGCATCATGGAGGAGGAGGACTTGGCCGAGTACTTCCGGCTGCAGTATGGGGAGCGGCTGCTACACCTACTTCA GAAGTTCCCCCACATAGAGGAGCAGTCAGAGTCCCCCTCTATCCAGCTactggagaagaaaaaggaggccaAGATCATGCACCACGCCATGTTGCAGAAGAAGGAG ACATTTCAGCGTAGAATGGAGGCTCTGAACCTGCGCTGGGAAGAGCTCGGCATCAAGGAGGCCCAGCTGAAGTCCCACATTCAGAAGTTTGAGCAGTTCATCCAG GAGAATGACCAGAAGCGGATCCGCGCCCTGAAGAAGGCCAACAAGGAGAGAGAGCTCCGGAGGCAGCGCGTCCGGGaggtggccagggccaagcaggaGATCGCCGCCCTGCGGCTGCGGCACCAGCAGCTGAGCGCCAAGGTGCAGGACTACTCCGTCTTCAACAAGTTCCTGGAGAGGGTGGTGGAGACCTCCGAG GAATCTCGCTGGGCACACATCCAGAACACTGCCGCCAAGAAGACCCTCCTGCTTGGCACCGTTAAGATGGCAACGCTGAACCTCTTCCAGATTGTGAGCAAGCAGCTGAAGGAGACAACTTATGTGTCCCTGGAGGACACGCACAAACAGCTGGACATG ATCCAGCAGTACATCCAGGACCTGTCTGACATCTGGGCAGAGGTGAAGAAGAAGGACCAGCCGCAGATCCGGGTTTAA
- the CCDC42 gene encoding coiled-coil domain-containing protein 42 isoform X1 — MSLGIMEEEDLAEYFRLQYGERLLHLLQKFPHIEEQSESPSIQLLEKKKEAKIMHHAMLQKKETFQRRMEALNLRWEELGIKEAQLKSHIQKFEQFIQENDQKRIRALKKANKERELRRQRVREVARAKQEIAALRLRHQQLSAKVQDYSVFNKFLERVVETSEFEEIHEVMARYKTLVSMHYDLMQSAQEGQEKIERAKAKLAHYMEEKDDEILQHNNELARLQMRFDRARSDVIIWESRWAHIQNTAAKKTLLLGTVKMATLNLFQIVSKQLKETTYVSLEDTHKQLDMIQQYIQDLSDIWAEVKKKDQPQIRV, encoded by the exons ATGAGTCTGGGCATCATGGAGGAGGAGGACTTGGCCGAGTACTTCCGGCTGCAGTATGGGGAGCGGCTGCTACACCTACTTCA GAAGTTCCCCCACATAGAGGAGCAGTCAGAGTCCCCCTCTATCCAGCTactggagaagaaaaaggaggccaAGATCATGCACCACGCCATGTTGCAGAAGAAGGAG ACATTTCAGCGTAGAATGGAGGCTCTGAACCTGCGCTGGGAAGAGCTCGGCATCAAGGAGGCCCAGCTGAAGTCCCACATTCAGAAGTTTGAGCAGTTCATCCAG GAGAATGACCAGAAGCGGATCCGCGCCCTGAAGAAGGCCAACAAGGAGAGAGAGCTCCGGAGGCAGCGCGTCCGGGaggtggccagggccaagcaggaGATCGCCGCCCTGCGGCTGCGGCACCAGCAGCTGAGCGCCAAGGTGCAGGACTACTCCGTCTTCAACAAGTTCCTGGAGAGGGTGGTGGAGACCTCCGAG TTCGAGGAGATCCACGAGGTGATGGCGCGCTACAAGACGCTGGTGAGCATGCACTACGACCTCATGCAGTCCGCGCAGGAGGGCCAGGAGAAGATCGAGCGCGCCAAGGCCAAGCTGGCGCACTACATGGAGGAGAAGGACGACGAGATCCTACAGCACAACAACGAGCTGGCGCGCCTGCAGATGCGCTTCGACCGCGCCCGCAGCGACGTCATCATCTGG GAATCTCGCTGGGCACACATCCAGAACACTGCCGCCAAGAAGACCCTCCTGCTTGGCACCGTTAAGATGGCAACGCTGAACCTCTTCCAGATTGTGAGCAAGCAGCTGAAGGAGACAACTTATGTGTCCCTGGAGGACACGCACAAACAGCTGGACATG ATCCAGCAGTACATCCAGGACCTGTCTGACATCTGGGCAGAGGTGAAGAAGAAGGACCAGCCGCAGATCCGGGTTTAA